Genomic DNA from Sphingomonas lacunae:
CCTGTTCGCCAACAAAGCGGATCGCTTCCCCCACCTCGACACAGGCAGCCGCGACCTTGTGGCCGCGCCGGGCGGGCGCATCACCCTCGGCCAGCACCGCGACTTCGGTCAGCGCGACGGCCTTCATCATCGCCATCTGCATGTCGGCCATGCGGTGCCGCAACACCTGAAAGCTGCTGATCGCCAAGCCGAACTGCTTGCGCTGGCCCATATAATCGACCGTCGTCGCCATCATCCGCGCCATCAGGCCACAGGCTTCGGCGGCGAGACCGGTGAGCCAGGCATCGCCGATCTGATCGGCCAGCGCCGCAGCGTCTGCGCCGGTTGCCAGCACGGCATCGCTGGCGACCTGCGCCGCCACCGCGACATCGGCGGCGCCGCTGCCATCGTGCATTATCCGCACGCGCCGTTCGACCCCGGCGGCATCGGCCGGGACAAGCGCGATGGCGTCATCGGCGAGCAGCATCAGCCAATCGGCCGCATCGGCCCCGGCGACAACATCCGCCCGCCCGGAGAAGGTCCAACCGGCGCCTTGCGCCTCAGCCGACAGGCCGGTGACCAGCGCCACCCGCTGTGTGCCCGCGACCAGTGCATCGAGCGCGGCGTGGCCCGGCGCGACATCGGCGAGCAGCCCGCTCGCCAGACTGTGGGCCAGCCAGGCGCCGCCGAGAAATGACGGGCCGAGCGCCGCCATGACCAGCGCGCGTTCGACACCGCCGCCACCGACACCGCCCGCAGCCTCGGCCACGCCAATGCCCATCAGCCCCAGATCAGCGGCGAGGCCGTCCCAGTCAGCCCGGTCCCGATCCGCCAGATAGCGGGCGAGCCCGTCATCGAGCATCACCTGCCCTTCATCCAGCGGCAGATCAAAAACGCGCATGGCCCTCTCCCTTGTTGGCAGCAGTGATGCTGCACAGGGGCGCGCGACGGAAGCTGGCGAGTGTGGCAGGCGGGGTGCGGGTAATGCACTAGCGGGCTGCACCCACCTGTTCCGGCAGCATATCAATACCCGTCATGGCGAGGCTCATCCTCTGGTGATCCCACGGCACAGGCGTTGCGGGGCATGGTTCGCCGTGATAGGCGAGGCGGATGTCATTGCTGGCAAAACCGTTCCTGGCATCCTCTCGCGCCATGATAAAACCCGCGCTGGCCGCCATATTCTGGTACACGCCAAACGCACGGCCAGGTTGCACAATGGCGGGCACAATGGCGCAATAGGCTTCGTGCAATTGCGCAATGGTAACAGACCTATCGAACCCAAGGGAGAGGGGGAGCGGGCCTGCGGGACGGCCAGCTTGGTTGCCGTTGAAGAAAAGCGGATTAGCGCCCGCAACATAACCGGCCATAAATGCGCTCATATCACTGTCCATCTCTATTCCACCCCCGCCATTGGTGAAGCCAATTTGGTTGGCGATGTCGCGCTGCATGGGCACCGCCACAGCGCGAGGATGCTGCAGCAAGGTGGTTGCGACATCTCGATAAAGCGCATCAATCGCTGGGATGGTGGCGGTGGAGCGTTGTTCGGGTGGCACGTCCAGCGGGCGGCTGATGGTGACGTTTTGATTTGCCACCGCAGGTGGCATAAACCACGAGTTGTTCAAATTTTCGTGGAGAATCTCGCGCCGTGCGGTTTCTCTCAGCAGCACATGCAAAAACTGCTCACGCGTCATGGCCGTGGGTTTAATACTATCCACCAGATCATAAAATTCATTGGAATAAGTGAGCAGCGTCGAGACAATCACAATATCCCAATCTCTAGGCAGGCGTCGAAAATCTTCTGCAGTCAAATCTCGGTAGGATCTTCCAATGATAGGGTTATCTGGTGTTGCAGGGTCAAAAATCTGGCGGTAAAGTCCTACATTGCGCTGGGCCGATGCATATTGTTCTGCTTCCGACCCAGGTTGCCGCCTTTCCGTTGTCTGAGCACTCACGACTGACGAGGCACCCAATGCGCTAGCCAAAATAGCAACTGGCAATGCCAATGCGGCAGCAGTCAAAACAAGATTTGAACGCCTCAATTGGAATTCCCCCATTCCAGCGCCATAAAACGCTCAATAGGTAAGGCTATGCCACAGCACTGTCCAGAGTGGGCAGTCTTGTACCATTCATTCATGCCGACAGGATGTTCGATAAAAGCCAAAACTGTTGCAGAAACAGCTCCGTTTCTGTGGAGTAATTCAAAATTTCTTGAATAAATGCAGTGACATATTCGATATCGCATTCTGCGCAACTCTGCCCTGTAGCCAAAGGACAGCCCGGCCTTTGCCGCTCCGGACCCCGGTTTTCGCCGGGGGACGGCGGCTATGGAGCAGCGTTACCCTCGGTGCGTCCTCCCCATACTGCCGCATCCGCCAATGGCATTCGCATGCCAAACAGGGCATCATGCTGTCCAAGACTCGCATGGTGACGGCGGCGTTTTGATCGCAGCGCCATGGCGGCAGCACGGCAGGAGAGAGCCATGGCGGACTTTGACCTTATCATCAGCGGCGGCACCATTGTCGATGGCAGCGGCGGTGAGCCCTATCGCGGCGATGTCGCGGTGAAGGATGGGCGGATTGCGGCGGTTGGCACCCTGCCCGCTGGCGCGACGGCGAAAGAGACGATCGACGCCAGCGGGTTGATCGTGACGCCGGGCTTTGTTGATGTGCACACCCATTTCGATGGTCAGGTGACGTGGGACAACCGCCTCGTCCCCTCATCGGGTCATGGCGTGACGACGGTGGTGATGGGCAATTGCGGTGTTGGCTTTGCGCCGTGCCGGCCGCACCAGCGCGACATGCTGGTCAAGCTGATGGAGGGGGTCGAGGATATTCCCGAAGTGGTGATGGTCGATGGCCTGCCGTGGAACTGGGAGACCTTCCCCGACTATCTTGACGCGCTCGAACAGCGGCAACTCGACATTGATGTGGCGGCGCAAATCCCCCACTCGGCGCTGCGCATCTATGTGATGGGCGAACGCGCCGCGCGGCAGGAAGCGCCGACCGCCGAGGATCTGGCGCAGATGCGGGCGCTGGTGGCGGAGGGTATCCGCGCCGGCGGCTTTGGCGTCACCACGTCGCGCAACGTCATGCACCGCACCCGCGCCGGAGACATTGCGCCGAGCCTCTATTCCGATGTTGATGAGCTGTGCACGCTGGCCGAGGGGCTGAATGATGCCGGCGGCGGCGTCTTCCAGATCATCCCCGCGCCGATGGAGGATGCCGTCGAGGAATTCGAACTGTTGCGCACCGTCGCGAAGCGCGGCCAGCGGCCCTTGTCCTTCACCCTGCTCGACGTGCCGGGGCAAAAGGGGCCGGGCTGGCGTCCCGTGCTGGACAGACTGAGCGAAGCCAATGCCGAAGGGCTGACGATCACCGGTCAGGTGGCGCCGCGCCCGGTCGGCATGTTCTTTGGTCTCGACCTCAGCCTCCATCATTTCAGCAGCCACCCCAGCTACAAGACGATTGCCCATCTGCCGCTCGCAGAGCGCGTGGAGCGGATGCGCGATCCGGCGTTCCGCGCGCAATTGCTGAGCGAGCAGCCCGAGGACAGCAACCCGACGACGCTGCAACTGATCGGCGCGTTCCGGGCGACCTGCCCCTGGGATGACACGCCCAATTATGAGCCATCACGCGACGACCGGGTCGAGGCGCGGGCGGCGGCAGCTGGCCTGTCGCTCGACGACTATGCCTATGACGCGCTGCTGGCGAAAGACGGCAAGGCGATGTTCTACCTCCCCGCCGCCAATTACAGCGAGGGCAATCTCGACGCGGTGCGGACGATGCTGGGCCACCCCAACACGCTGATGGCGCTGGCCGATGGCGGGGCGCATTATGGCCTGATCTGCGACGCCAGCTTCCCCACCTATTATCTGCAACGCTGGGTGCGTGATGCGCGCGAGGAGCAGCGTATCCCCTTGCCCACCGCGATTGCCGAGATGACGAGCAAGGCGGCGGCGCTGGTCGGGCTGGCGGATCGCGGACGGTTGGCGGTGGGGCTGAAGGCCGACATCAATGTCATCGACCTGGAATCGCTCAGGCTCGATGTGCCGACCATCGCCTATGACCTGCCGGCCGGGGGCAAGCGGATGCAGCAGCCGGCGCAGGGCTATGTCGCCACCATCGTGTCAGGCATCGTCACCTATCGCCATGGCGAGCACAGCGGCGCCCTGCCCGGCCGACTGGTACGGCGGCAGGATGCGGTGGCGGCCTGACCGGACATGTCAGGCCGGCGGGTGGTCGGCTCAGTCGGGGTGGAGCACCATCTTGAGCGCCCCGGCCTCCCGGCTGTCAAACAGGCGATAGGCTTCCTCCCCCGCGCTCAATGGCAGACGGTGGCTGATATAGCGTTCGGGCCGCAGCCGCCCGGACTGCACCAACGGGAACAGTGCGGGCAGCTCTTCGGGCACTGAACATGTGCCGATACGGAAGGTGAGGCCGGCGGCAAAGGCGCGTTCGAGCGGGAAGCCAAAGCGGCGCGATTGCTGGACGCCGATGACCGACACCGTGCCGCGTGAGCGCACCAGCCGCAGCGCAAAATCGACCGTCGCGTCGCTGCCGACCACTTCGACGACGCAGTCGAGCTTGAAACCCTTTGTATCCTGCTTGATCCGTTCCAGCGCCTCGTCAGGGTGGAGGGTAATTGCGCCCGACTGTTCGGCCATCGCCCGCCGTTCGGCAATCGGGTCTATCGCATAGACGACATGCGCG
This window encodes:
- a CDS encoding acyl-CoA dehydrogenase family protein, with translation MRVFDLPLDEGQVMLDDGLARYLADRDRADWDGLAADLGLMGIGVAEAAGGVGGGGVERALVMAALGPSFLGGAWLAHSLASGLLADVAPGHAALDALVAGTQRVALVTGLSAEAQGAGWTFSGRADVVAGADAADWLMLLADDAIALVPADAAGVERRVRIMHDGSGAADVAVAAQVASDAVLATGADAAALADQIGDAWLTGLAAEACGLMARMMATTVDYMGQRKQFGLAISSFQVLRHRMADMQMAMMKAVALTEVAVLAEGDAPARRGHKVAAACVEVGEAIRFVGEQAVQIHGAMGLTEELSLGGLYKRGLAIGAALGPLSAQLARHAATAAA
- a CDS encoding N-acyl-D-amino-acid deacylase family protein — protein: MADFDLIISGGTIVDGSGGEPYRGDVAVKDGRIAAVGTLPAGATAKETIDASGLIVTPGFVDVHTHFDGQVTWDNRLVPSSGHGVTTVVMGNCGVGFAPCRPHQRDMLVKLMEGVEDIPEVVMVDGLPWNWETFPDYLDALEQRQLDIDVAAQIPHSALRIYVMGERAARQEAPTAEDLAQMRALVAEGIRAGGFGVTTSRNVMHRTRAGDIAPSLYSDVDELCTLAEGLNDAGGGVFQIIPAPMEDAVEEFELLRTVAKRGQRPLSFTLLDVPGQKGPGWRPVLDRLSEANAEGLTITGQVAPRPVGMFFGLDLSLHHFSSHPSYKTIAHLPLAERVERMRDPAFRAQLLSEQPEDSNPTTLQLIGAFRATCPWDDTPNYEPSRDDRVEARAAAAGLSLDDYAYDALLAKDGKAMFYLPAANYSEGNLDAVRTMLGHPNTLMALADGGAHYGLICDASFPTYYLQRWVRDAREEQRIPLPTAIAEMTSKAAALVGLADRGRLAVGLKADINVIDLESLRLDVPTIAYDLPAGGKRMQQPAQGYVATIVSGIVTYRHGEHSGALPGRLVRRQDAVAA